The uncultured Paludibaculum sp. sequence CGCCATGGTGGGCGGTGAGCGCGCCATCGTCTCGCCCATCGCCGGCACTACGCGCGACTCGGTGGACGAGAGTACGGTCATCAATGGACGCGAATACGTCTTTGTCGACACGGCCGGCATCCGCCGCAAAGGCAAGACGCACCTGATGGCCGAGAAGCTCAGCGTCGTCATGGCGCGCCGCAACATCCGCATGGCCCACATCGCCCTGCTAGTGATCGACGCCACCGAAGGTCCCGTCGGCAGCGACGCCACCATCGGCGGCTACGCCCATGAAGAGGGCCGCGCCCTGGTGATCTGTGTGAACAAGTGGGACCTGCTCGATGAGAGCAAGCGCAAGGAATTCGAGCTCAACATCCGCGACGAGTTCAAGTTCCTCGACTACGCCCCCATCGTCTTCCTCTCCGCCAAGGAGAAGAAGGGCATCAGCAGCCTCTTCCGCCACATCGCCACCGCATACGAGAACTTCGACAAGCGCGTCACCACCGGTGAACTCAACCGCTTCGTCGACATGCTCAAGCTCGAGCGGGACCGCCGCATCTACTTCATGACGCAGCCCTCCGTGCGGCCACCCACGTTCGTGCTCTTCATGGACCGCGGTGAGCCGCTCCACTTCTCCACGGAACGCCAGGTCATCAACCGCATCCGCAAGAAGTTCGGCTTCGACGGCACCCCCATCGTGCTCAAGATCAAGGCGCGCCGCGGGCCAAAGGACGCACGAGCTTAGTCCGCATTCGGAATTGCCGTGGCGTATTGGTGACACAGCCGTCAGCGATCAGCGTTCAGCCGTTAGCTACACCGGCTCGGGCTGAATGCTGAATGCTGAATGCTGAGTGCTGGTTGTGAGTGCTTACCGCCGATCCATGTGCGAACTTCGGAAGCTATGTACTCAGCGAGCCGGCGCCTCGCGGCCCACCACCCAGTGGATGTGGTCGAACTCCCGCATTCTGATCTGCTTGGCCAGTCCATCGAACTTCAACAGGGCGCTGTCGTTCCTCAGCCTCTCGCACGCCTCCGCCACCAGGTCCACCCGATAGTGGTCCGCCCGGTCACGATAGGAGTAGGTGAGGTAGCGCGCTTCACCCGAAGCTTCCAGCAGGCACTGCCAGTAGCTGCGCCGCCGCAGGAACCGCCGCGGCATCGCCGCCTCTCTTGAGATGTCGACGCGCGACGTGCTGCTGGCGAGCGTCGCCTTCAGGCAGCAGATGGGATCCAGGCGCCGCCCCGGCTCCGGCTTGGGCAGCAGAGCCACTGCTGCTTCCGCATCCGCTTCCTCGCACAGCCAGCCTTCCCAGCGGAAGCGCGAGGCTCCGCTGACCAACGTGCCGCGTTTCAGTATTTCGCGCACTCGCACCGGATCCGGGCCGGCCGCGCTCGCCACGTGGTGCATCAACTCCGCGAACGGCAGCGTCTGCACCACCACCGGCGTCAGTGAGACGTACTCTGCCGCCTCGCTCGATAACTTCACACGAACCTGTTGCGGCAACGCCATACTCACAGTCTAATGCCCCATTTTGAGTCACAATCGGAAACAGTGACTCCCATCGAACGCGTCCGCGCCGAACTCGAGCGCTACCAGCACCTGCTCCTCGCCTTCGAAGCGGAACACGACTCCTCCGGTGGTGTCGAACTCGTCATCCGCCTGAAGACGGCCGTCCCCGGTGCCCACATCTATCGCGCGCCCATCCACGCGCGCGATATCGAGCACGTGCAGTTTCCCTGGACCTTCCAGAAGTATCTATACGATTGCCTCCACGACTACCTCTGCGAGATGTTCGTCTCCAATCCACAGGAGAGAGGGCCCCGCTCATGACACCCGCTGGACTCGCAATTGCCGAGGAGATCCGCGACCGGGGCCCCATCCTCTTCTCGCGGTTCATGGAGATCGCCCTCTACCATCCGCAACACGGCTACTATCGCCGCGCACGCCGTGACCGGGGTGCCGATCCCTTCGGCATTCATGGCGACTTCTACACCGCCACGCAGCTGCAGCCCGTCTTCGGCCGTCTCATCGCCTCGCTTTGCGAGCAGTGGAAGAGCCGGCTCGGCGCCCGCGACGGCTTTCGTGTCGTAGAGTGGGGCGCCGGGCGCGGTGAAATGGCCGAGCATCTTCAGGCCTTCCACTACAGCGCCGTCGATGTCGATGGTGGCGACGTGCCGCCCGCGTTCGAAGGTGTGGTCTTCTGCAATGAACTCTTCGACGCCTTGCCCGTCGATGCTGCCCGCGTGCGGGATGGAGAGGCACGCATGATGCGCGTGGACTACGACAGCCAGCGCTTCGCCTGGATCGAAGGGGAGGCCCTCACAGGCCCGTGGCAGGCCTATGCCGTCAATCTCCGTGCACGCATTGCGGAGCTGCGGGAGGAACCCGAGGTCTGGCTCGAACTACCCATCCACGTGGCGCCGTTGCTGGCCCGCATGACGCAACCTCTCCAGCGCGGCTTCGTGCTTGCCATCGACTACGGCTATACGGAGCGGGAAATCGTACGTTTCCCGCGCGGCACTCTGATGGCCTATCGGCGCCATCAGGCACTGGAGGATGTGCTCGCGAATCCTGGTGAGCAGGACATCACCGCGCATGTGCCCTTCACCTATCTGGAGCAGGCCGCGCAGTCGCTCGGACTCATAGTGTCACCGCTGCGCACGCTCACTCAGGTGCTCATGTCGGCTGGCGAGCCCGATCAGTTCGCATCGGCGCTGCAAGCCCCCGATGAGGCCTCCGCACTGCGCCTGCGCATGCAGCTGAAGAGCCTGTTATTCGGCATGGGCGAGACGTTTCGATGCCTGGTACTGGAGAAGCCGGAGTGATGGATGGGGGGAGAAAGCGACGGAAGGAAGATAGCCGAGCCCCAAGACACCTACGGCCCCGGTTGCCCGGGGCCGTCTCGTTGATTCCTGTTGCCGCGTTCGTTGGAACGCTGCGTTACTACTTCTTCTTCGCGGCCTTCTTGGCGGCCTTCTTGACTGCCTTTTTCGCCGCCTTCTTGGTTGCGTTCTTCATTGATCGATTCTCCGTGACATCAGATTTTGCGATCGCATGCGATCGCATTGTGATCTCTTTATAAACTTGGTCTCTTCCCAAAGTCAAGGAAAAAAGTGTCGTTACGGCCCTGCACGCACGGCTCCATCATCGTGCTTCTACGATTCAAACATCGGTGTCCGAAAATGTTCATGCCGCCATGCTTGTGGAAACCCGTCGAAGGCCGTTAGCATCAGTGTTGTAATGCGTCGCGACGCCGCTCTCTTCTGTTCCTGCGCGCTTCTCGCGCTAGCCGGCTGTTCGAAGCACGCGCACCACGCGCGCACGCCCGCCGCACCTGCGCCCGGATGGACCGAACTCGGCATCGCAAGCTGGTATGGCAACCCCTATCACGGTCGTCCGACGTCCAGCGGTGAGATCTACGACATGGAGCAGATGACCGCCGCGCATCGCACGTTGCCCTTCGGCGCCGTCGTTCGCGTCACCAATCTCACCAACAATAAGAAGGTGGAGGTACGCATCAACGACCGTGGCCCTTTCGCCGCCGGCCGCACCGTCGACCTCTCGCGCGCGGCCGCGCGCAGCATCAACATGATCGGTCCCGGCACCGCGCGCGTGCGCCTCGAACTCCTCTCCTACGCCGGAACACCGGCCACCACCGCGACCTACACGGTTCAGCTCGAACGCTTCTTCACTGAGCGCGAAGGCAACAAGGCCCGCAAGAATCTCATGAAGAAATACCAATCAGTCGACCTCATCGAGCGCCCCACAACCCCTGGCAGCTATCTCGTCCGTGTCGGCCGAACCTCCACGCAGGAAGAGGCCCAGTCCATCGCCGACGACGTCGGCAGGGACCTCGGCGTCGGCTACGTCGTACGCCTCGAATCCAGATCTCACCAGTAGGAAGATGTCTCGAACGTGGCCTTGCCCGCGTAGAATGAAGGTACCTCTCAATCTTGAGAAGAGTTTTCCCGCCTTGCGGACACTTCCTCTATGAGGACCTATGTCAGCTCGGCTCGAACAGTACACGGAGACGCCAGACTGGATGATCGCTGATTCATCTCAGAAGAACTACGAGTTGGTGGGCCAGTCCGCGCGTCTGCGGCAGGTTCTACGGCTCGCGGCCAAGCTGGGCAAGGGGCATTGGCCCGTGCTCCTGTTGGGTGAGACAGGCACCGGCAAAGAGCTTGTCGCCCGCACCATCCACCGCAACTCCCCCAGCGGCCCCTTCGTCACCATCGATTGCTCCGCCATGGTGGGCCCGCTCATGGAAAGCGAGCTCTTCGGCCACGCCAAAGGAGCCTTTACAGGCGCTCATGCGCAGAAGATCGGCCTCATTGAGCAGGCCGACGGTGGCACCGCCTTCTTCGACGAGATCGGCGAACTGCCGCTCGATCTGCAATCCAAACTGCTGCGGGTCCTTCAGGAGAAGGAGTTTCGCCCCGTTGGGTCGCTGCAGGTCCGCAAGTCCAGCTTCCGTATTGTGGCCGCGACCAATCGCGATCTAGCCGAAGAGGTACAGAAGGGCACCTTCCGCCAGGACCTCTACTACCGTCTCAACGTAGTCACCCTGCGTCTGGCGCCGCTCCGCGAACGCAAGGACGATTTGCCGTCCCTCATCGCCCACTTCCTCGGGAACTATGGCAACGGGCATCAGCTTACCGGCGAACTGCTGGAGCTCATGATGTCCTACGACTGGCCAGGCAACGTACGCGAACTGGAGAACTGCATTCAGCACATGGTGGCCGTTAACAGCGGGCCTCTATTGCACTCCGCCGATGCCCCTTCCAATCTCCTGAACTTCGGTCAGAAGCGCCGCTTTGCCGCCTCGGGCGCTTCCTCCGTGGCCAGCAATCTCGCCATCCTCCCCACACACGGATCGCCCAGCCCCTCGGACTCGCCGGAGTCCAGCTTCGTCATGCCGGTGTTGCCCCTGTCCGAGATGGAGAGGCGCGCCATCATTCAGGCTCTGCAATACACTAAGGGTGATCGCGTGATGGCCGCTCACCTTCTTGGCATCGGCCGTACCACTCTCTATCGCAAGCTCAAAGAGTACGGGATTCAGGATTGACAATCGCTCTCGACGCCACTTACAGCCTGGGGCAGAACCTGTCCGGGGTCGGCGTCTACAGTCGAGAGATCCTGTTCGGTCTCGCCGCCGCCCATCCGGATACGCGCTTCCACTGGTGCTACCGGCCTCACCGCTTCCTGCGCGGACGCAAGGAAGCTCTGCCCGCTAACGTGCGCGCGGTTCCGCTCTTCGATAGTCTGCCGTGGTTCCGCGGCGGCCTCTTCCATGGCCTCAACCAACGCCTGCCCAGTCACGGACTGCGCCGCGCGGTCTGCACCTTTCACGACCTGTTCGTCATGACCTCGGAATACTCGACGCCCGAGTTTCGCGCCCGCTTCACCACCCAGGCTCGCGAGGCCGCCCAACGCGCCGACCTCATCATCTGCGTCTCTCGCTTTACGGCCGATCAGGTGCGCGGGTTGCTGGACGTGCCGGAAGAACGGCTGCGCGTCATTCCACATGGAACTCATTCACCCGCCGCCATTGACGATTCGGCGCGCGGCCCAGTAATCCTCCACGTCGGTGCCCTACAACTGCGCAAGAATCTCATCCGCCTCATCGCGGCCTTCGAGCGCCACGCGCCGCCGCCGTGGAAGATGATCCTCGCCGGCTCGGACGGCTACGGATCGGATGCCATCCACCGGCGCATTGCCGCGAGTCCCGCGAGCGACCGCATCGAAACGCCCGGCTGGGTCGGCAACGAACAACTCGCCGACCTCTACCGCCGCGCCTCGCTCTTCGCGTTCCCGTCCCTGGACGAAGGCTTTGGTATTCCGGTGCTGGAGGCGATGGCGCACGGCCTGCCCGTCATCTCCTCCAATCGTTCAGCCCTGCCGGAAGCCTGCGGAGACGCGGCGCTGCTCGTCGATCCTCTGGACGAAGAGGCGATTGGGTCGGCGCTGAGCACCCTCATTGAGGACGAAGCGTTACGCACAAAGATGGTGCAAGCCGGCCGCGCGAGAGCGGCGGAATACTCCTGGCGGCGGGCGGTCGACCTGACATGGCAAGTCTATGGGGAGTTGTCGGGCAGGTAGTGACCTGGGGCCTGGGCCTAACGGCCGTCTTCGTCGACGGCAATCTTCAAGGCGCGCAGGAACTTCTGATCCTGCGAAGTCCACTTCAGGCGAGCTGTCTGTTCGTTCTTGCCTGTACTTGTGTACTCTTCCTCGAAGTCGGTTTCCAGCCGGGTCTCCAGTACCGCACCGTCATCGTCCTCGCCGTCAGCTTCATCGCGCTTGTTGAAGCCGATGGTTGCTTCCAGGACCAGGAACACGTCGTACCCCGCTCGCTTGATTTCGCCAATCGCCGCGGCGATCCGATCCGAGTCGGAGAGTGACTCGTTGATCGCATTGCCGAGCTCCTGCATCAGTTCTTTCAGTCGATCGTCCAAGGTAAGCCTCGTGTGCGGCCACTTTCAGAATACCATCCGGACCGGACAACGGCTCCAGACTGTCTTCACCTGGATTATCGGCACTTCCCTGCTCAAGCATGAGCGATACCGTCCACGGGAATCACTATCGCACGACTGGTACCATGTGAAGGGACCAATCCCGCAAGCGCCAGTTATGTTCAAGAAGTTCGTGCAAGCCTTCCTGCCCGGCATAGTCAAACCCCTCCACTCGCTGTGGAACGAGGTCCTCGGGTTTGTGTTTATCGCCATCGCCGTCCTGATGATCCGCGCTCTCTGGCGCGGCTACCAGGAGATCGACCTCGGCCTGGCCCATCTCATCAAGTTCGTCCTGGGTGCTTTCTTCTTCGTGGTCATGCTCGGATTCGGGCTCCATGCCTTCTGGCGGGCGCGCCGCATCTCCAAATCCTAGTCCAGATACAGCAAAGGCGCCCGGCCACATGGCCCGCGGCGCCCTTGCCATGTCTTACTGCTCGTCTTACTGCTTGTCAGGCGCGGCTGCCGGGGCACCCTGCGCTGTGGCCTTCACACCAGTGACACGCTCCAGTTCGGCAACCTGCTTCCTCACCGACTCCACATCCGGCGCGTTCGGCGCGAAGCTCAGATAGCCCCTCATCTGCTCCAGCGCACCCGGATAGTCGCCCTTGTCCGCCAGAATCGCCCCCAACAGTTGAGCCGACCTGGGATTGTGGTGCTCCGTGTCCAGTTTCACCGCCTCGCGCGCGCTCTTCTCCGCCTCGTCCAGCTTCTTCAGGTTGTACTTGGCGGCCGCGTTGACGAACCATGCCTGCGAGTAGGTGTATGGATCCAATTTCAGGACATCGTCACTACGATCGGCAATCAACTGCCAGTTCCTGCTGCCCAGCGAGAGCTGCATCATCTGCAGATGCGGCTTGACGAACTTACCGTCCGCGCTGATCGACTGTTCATAGGCCTTTTGCGCGTCGTCGTTCTTCTTCTGCCCCATCAGGCTGTTGCCGAGCTCATACCAGGCCAGCGCGTACTTCGGATACGTGTCCACGGCCTTCTGCAACTGCGCCTCGGCCTCGGGGAACTTCTTCTTCTTCATCAGGTCCAGACCCTTCTCATAGGCCTTCCGGGCATCCTTTGGGGCGCTGGCCGTCGTCAGGCTGTAGGTGAAGCCCTGCACGTTGGCCATGCGATGCAGGACGATGGTCCCGACCTCCGGATTGTCCAACAGGCGCCGCCCGGACAACTGCACTACGTCACTGCGGAAGCCTGGCAGGTCGGCCCTGAACTCGCAACCCATCAACTCCCGCTCCGACAGGCCATTCCGCGCACCGCCCGGCTGGCTGCGTTTCGCCCACGCACCACTTCCAACGGCGTCGTCCGGATTGCCTATGCTGGCATCGGCAAACATTGACTGGTTCTGCCCCAACGAGATGCTGAACCGGCCCTTCAGGTCCGAGTAGCCCTGCGGCCGGGGCTGTCCGTTGCACACCAGCATCATCATGACGGTCTCCGGCGGCGGGTTGCCGTCGTCCATCATCAGCCTGCCGCTGAGGTAGATGGGCCGTTGGATATCCATCATCGAGGGCGTGGAAGTGCCTTGGCCGATCGTGCCCTGCGTCGGATTCGTTGGAGTGCGGCTGGGTATCGAAGGCGCGGTTGTTCCGCCGGGCGAGCCCGACGAGCCCGAAGATCCAGTACCGCCTGTCTTCTGCGCGAACGCGCCAAACGTCCCGCAGACTGTCAGGAGACCCACCATCGCGGCCTTTGTCCACCCGGCCGGAAGCAATTGAAGATCACTCATGGCACCCTCCGCTGGTGTAACTGAGTTCTAAGGTGTAGGTATTATGCCACAGGAACCCGTTGGGGGCGCTCCCTGATCTCTTCTCCACCTTCGCCTTTCCGGCGCCCTCTCCCTCGCCACCCTTTACTGAACTATGATGATTGAGAGAAGCGGAAACCCAATGAATCATACCTTTTTATCTATTTCTTTCCTGGGCGTGCTCACCCTCGGGCTGACAGGCTGCTCGGAAAGCGCCCCGCCCGCCAAGAAGGCGGAGGCGGTCAAGAAGCCGATTGAGCCGGTCTCCGGGCAGTCCGGTCTATTCCAGATGTTTCAGGTGGCCCGCCCCTGGGCACCGGATGCGATGATCCTGACGCTGGAAAATGGCGACATCCCCGAGGCCAAGGCCCAGCCTGGCAAGTACGGCGTGTGGCGGGCGACCTTCGTTTCGCCTTCGAAGAAGGTCAAACGGGACTATGTCTTCGCGGTATCGGACTCCGACGGCGGCGTCATCAAGGGCGCGCGCGCCGGCTCCGAGTCGGCCTACGCGGCCAATGCACGGATCCACCCCATCCCGATCCAGGACGTCCGCATCGACACTACCGCGGCACTGGAGACGGCTCTGAAGGTGGTGGAAAAGGACCCGGCGATGTCCAAGGCATTGGCGGACAACAAGGATCTGCCCGTTCAGTATGTGTTGGATTGGAGCGGCACCAACCCGAAGCCTTACTGGCGCGTCGTGTTTGGCATCACGGTGTCGCAGAGCCTGTTTTCGGTCCTGATTGACGCCGGCACCGGCGAGTTCGTCAAGAAAATGCACTAAACGCTGCGGTTGCGTTTCTTAACCGGCGCGGGTGGAGGCGTCTCCACTCGCACCACCCGCATGAGCGAGTTCCTCTGTTCCGGCTCGATGGGCCGCATGTTGCGCGTAATCTCCACGTTCAGCGACGCCACGAACTGCTCGATTTGCGTCTGCATTGCGGACATTTTTTCGCGCATGTTGAGGATGATCTCGACGCCGGCCAGGTTGACGCCCAACTCACGGGTGAGTTCGAGGATCACTTCCAGCCGTACCAGATCGTCATCGGTATAGAGACGAGTGTTGCCGTCCGACCGGGAGGGTTTAAGCAACCCTTCCCGTTCGTACATCCTCAGGGTCTGGGGATGGACGCCGTACTTATCGGCGACGGCCGAGATCATGTATGCGGCTTTGGATCGTTGCTTGGCCACGGTCTCACACCTTCGACCACAGGTCAGCCCGCGGGTCGCGCGGGTCCAGTCTGGAAAGTTCCTTCAACAGTTCTCGCATGCGCTCGTCCCGGACATCGGGCGCCTGGATGGCAATCTCCACAATCTGGTCGCCGCGCGAGTTCTTTCTTGAATTGTAAACGCCCTTCTCGCGCAAGCGGAACTTCTGTCCGTTTTGCGTGCCCTGGGGAATCTTGAGAATCGCCCGGCCATCTACAGTCGGCACTTCGATCTTGGCGCCGAGACCGGCTTCCGTGACGGTGACCGGCACCACGATGGCGACGTCGTCGCCCTCTCTCGTAAAGACAGGATGGGGCTCGACGCGCACCGTGATGTAGAGATCGCCGGCCGGCGCACCCATCGTGCCCGAGTTCCCCTTGCCGCCGACGCGCAGTCGTGAACCCGTGGCGGCGCCCGGCGGAATCCGCACTTCCACGGCTTCAGTCGTCTGGCTGCGGCCTTCGCCGTGACAGACGGGGCAGGCATTCTTCAGCCGGCCGGTGCCATGGCATTGCGGACAGGTCAGCGAGAACCGCATGGCGCCCGCCATCTGATTTA is a genomic window containing:
- a CDS encoding tetratricopeptide repeat protein, with the protein product MSDLQLLPAGWTKAAMVGLLTVCGTFGAFAQKTGGTGSSGSSGSPGGTTAPSIPSRTPTNPTQGTIGQGTSTPSMMDIQRPIYLSGRLMMDDGNPPPETVMMMLVCNGQPRPQGYSDLKGRFSISLGQNQSMFADASIGNPDDAVGSGAWAKRSQPGGARNGLSERELMGCEFRADLPGFRSDVVQLSGRRLLDNPEVGTIVLHRMANVQGFTYSLTTASAPKDARKAYEKGLDLMKKKKFPEAEAQLQKAVDTYPKYALAWYELGNSLMGQKKNDDAQKAYEQSISADGKFVKPHLQMMQLSLGSRNWQLIADRSDDVLKLDPYTYSQAWFVNAAAKYNLKKLDEAEKSAREAVKLDTEHHNPRSAQLLGAILADKGDYPGALEQMRGYLSFAPNAPDVESVRKQVAELERVTGVKATAQGAPAAAPDKQ
- the der gene encoding ribosome biogenesis GTPase Der, which encodes MSQATGLPTVVIVGRPNVGKSTLFNAILGQRRSITGDEPGITRDRIIGDAVHQNRPFQLIDTGGIVPEDAEWIPAQILKQARVALDVADQIIFLIDGRTEITSADRDLAQILRRLGKPVTLAVNKIDVPKRESLTTAFFELGFKDVLSVSAEHRLGLEELLDHVTREFTIVEPDDTEEQPGKLRPIRVSIIGRPNVGKSTLLNAMVGGERAIVSPIAGTTRDSVDESTVINGREYVFVDTAGIRRKGKTHLMAEKLSVVMARRNIRMAHIALLVIDATEGPVGSDATIGGYAHEEGRALVICVNKWDLLDESKRKEFELNIRDEFKFLDYAPIVFLSAKEKKGISSLFRHIATAYENFDKRVTTGELNRFVDMLKLERDRRIYFMTQPSVRPPTFVLFMDRGEPLHFSTERQVINRIRKKFGFDGTPIVLKIKARRGPKDARA
- a CDS encoding sigma-54 dependent transcriptional regulator produces the protein MSARLEQYTETPDWMIADSSQKNYELVGQSARLRQVLRLAAKLGKGHWPVLLLGETGTGKELVARTIHRNSPSGPFVTIDCSAMVGPLMESELFGHAKGAFTGAHAQKIGLIEQADGGTAFFDEIGELPLDLQSKLLRVLQEKEFRPVGSLQVRKSSFRIVAATNRDLAEEVQKGTFRQDLYYRLNVVTLRLAPLRERKDDLPSLIAHFLGNYGNGHQLTGELLELMMSYDWPGNVRELENCIQHMVAVNSGPLLHSADAPSNLLNFGQKRRFAASGASSVASNLAILPTHGSPSPSDSPESSFVMPVLPLSEMERRAIIQALQYTKGDRVMAAHLLGIGRTTLYRKLKEYGIQD
- a CDS encoding septal ring lytic transglycosylase RlpA family protein, translating into MRRDAALFCSCALLALAGCSKHAHHARTPAAPAPGWTELGIASWYGNPYHGRPTSSGEIYDMEQMTAAHRTLPFGAVVRVTNLTNNKKVEVRINDRGPFAAGRTVDLSRAAARSINMIGPGTARVRLELLSYAGTPATTATYTVQLERFFTEREGNKARKNLMKKYQSVDLIERPTTPGSYLVRVGRTSTQEEAQSIADDVGRDLGVGYVVRLESRSHQ
- a CDS encoding glycosyltransferase family 1 protein, yielding MTIALDATYSLGQNLSGVGVYSREILFGLAAAHPDTRFHWCYRPHRFLRGRKEALPANVRAVPLFDSLPWFRGGLFHGLNQRLPSHGLRRAVCTFHDLFVMTSEYSTPEFRARFTTQAREAAQRADLIICVSRFTADQVRGLLDVPEERLRVIPHGTHSPAAIDDSARGPVILHVGALQLRKNLIRLIAAFERHAPPPWKMILAGSDGYGSDAIHRRIAASPASDRIETPGWVGNEQLADLYRRASLFAFPSLDEGFGIPVLEAMAHGLPVISSNRSALPEACGDAALLVDPLDEEAIGSALSTLIEDEALRTKMVQAGRARAAEYSWRRAVDLTWQVYGELSGR
- a CDS encoding helix-turn-helix transcriptional regulator gives rise to the protein MAKQRSKAAYMISAVADKYGVHPQTLRMYEREGLLKPSRSDGNTRLYTDDDLVRLEVILELTRELGVNLAGVEIILNMREKMSAMQTQIEQFVASLNVEITRNMRPIEPEQRNSLMRVVRVETPPPAPVKKRNRSV
- a CDS encoding SAM-dependent methyltransferase, with amino-acid sequence MTPAGLAIAEEIRDRGPILFSRFMEIALYHPQHGYYRRARRDRGADPFGIHGDFYTATQLQPVFGRLIASLCEQWKSRLGARDGFRVVEWGAGRGEMAEHLQAFHYSAVDVDGGDVPPAFEGVVFCNELFDALPVDAARVRDGEARMMRVDYDSQRFAWIEGEALTGPWQAYAVNLRARIAELREEPEVWLELPIHVAPLLARMTQPLQRGFVLAIDYGYTEREIVRFPRGTLMAYRRHQALEDVLANPGEQDITAHVPFTYLEQAAQSLGLIVSPLRTLTQVLMSAGEPDQFASALQAPDEASALRLRMQLKSLLFGMGETFRCLVLEKPE